One genomic window of Actinoalloteichus hoggarensis includes the following:
- a CDS encoding aldehyde dehydrogenase (NADP(+)) — MTTPAPTLDGVLASAEGAARTLTLSSPVERAGWLSALADALDAAGPELIATAQAETNLPTGRLTGELARTTFQARLFAERLRDGSLLEARIDHADPDWPMGPRPDIRRALRPLGVVVVFAASNFPFAFSVAGGDTVSALAAGCPVVLKAHPGHPRLSRETAAVVVAALESAGAPAGVFSLIEGFEDGIAAVRDPRVSAVGFTGSVSGGRALFDVAVGRPVPIPFYGELGSTNPVFVTPRGWQDRGAEIVEGFAGSMTLGSGQFCTKPGIVLVPDVDGFIEHLPELTAGPMLNERIQTGFLTATGGLADCDGVETVPTVAGADSAVAPVLLRTTAERVLADPELLGMECFGPAALLVSYSSIEELLAVARTSHGQLTATIQGSEAGDDVAAALVEPLSDFAGRVIWNQWPTGVTVSDAQHHGGPYPATTAPTTTSVGTAAVARWLRPVAYQNLPAALLPAAVGETAPEGVRQVIDGRQS; from the coding sequence TGGCTGTCGGCCCTCGCCGACGCGCTCGACGCGGCGGGTCCCGAGCTGATCGCGACCGCCCAGGCGGAGACGAACCTGCCCACGGGGCGGCTCACCGGGGAGCTGGCGCGCACCACCTTCCAGGCCCGGCTCTTCGCCGAGCGGCTCCGGGACGGCAGCCTGCTGGAGGCGCGGATCGACCACGCCGACCCCGACTGGCCGATGGGTCCGAGGCCGGACATCCGTCGGGCGCTGCGTCCGCTGGGCGTCGTGGTCGTGTTCGCGGCGAGCAACTTCCCCTTCGCGTTCAGCGTCGCGGGCGGTGACACCGTGTCCGCGCTGGCCGCGGGCTGCCCGGTGGTGCTCAAGGCCCATCCCGGTCATCCGCGACTCTCCCGGGAGACCGCGGCCGTCGTGGTCGCCGCGTTGGAGTCCGCGGGCGCCCCCGCAGGCGTGTTCTCGCTGATCGAGGGCTTCGAGGACGGCATCGCGGCGGTCCGGGACCCTCGGGTGTCCGCGGTCGGGTTCACCGGCTCCGTCTCCGGCGGCCGGGCGCTGTTCGACGTCGCGGTCGGCAGGCCGGTGCCCATCCCCTTCTACGGCGAACTGGGCAGCACCAACCCCGTCTTCGTGACCCCGCGCGGCTGGCAGGACCGGGGCGCCGAGATCGTCGAGGGCTTCGCCGGGTCGATGACCCTCGGCTCGGGCCAGTTCTGCACCAAGCCGGGCATCGTCCTGGTGCCCGACGTCGACGGGTTCATCGAACACCTGCCCGAGCTGACCGCCGGGCCGATGCTGAACGAGCGCATCCAGACCGGCTTCCTCACCGCGACGGGCGGCCTGGCCGACTGCGACGGCGTCGAGACCGTTCCGACGGTCGCCGGAGCCGACAGCGCGGTGGCCCCGGTGCTGCTGCGCACCACCGCCGAGCGGGTGCTCGCCGATCCCGAGCTGCTGGGCATGGAGTGCTTCGGCCCGGCCGCGCTGCTCGTCTCCTACTCCTCCATTGAGGAGCTGCTGGCGGTGGCTCGGACGTCCCACGGCCAGCTGACCGCCACCATTCAGGGCAGCGAGGCTGGGGACGACGTGGCCGCCGCCCTCGTCGAGCCGCTGTCGGACTTCGCGGGCCGGGTCATCTGGAACCAGTGGCCGACCGGCGTGACGGTGAGCGACGCCCAGCACCACGGCGGTCCCTACCCGGCGACCACCGCGCCCACGACCACCTCGGTGGGCACGGCGGCGGTGGCCCGGTGGCTGCGGCCGGTCGCCTATCAGAACCTGCCCGCCGCGCTGCTGCCCGCCGCCGTCGGCGAGACCGCGCCCGAGGGGGTGCGGCAGGTGATCGACGGCAGACAGTCCTGA
- a CDS encoding MarR family winged helix-turn-helix transcriptional regulator, with protein sequence MHDETDEVCAVTASMLGIEQGPVSSAIVRVARAHKLLAGSLLTRLGLYPGQEIVLMLLAESGSTSQRDLVNRLGIHPSTVTKTVQRLERAGFICRTRSSRDARVMLVELTEAGSGLLDRLHGVWAELEEQTVAGLSGAERAELLSLLERLERSISTAPAARPSVARSG encoded by the coding sequence ATGCACGACGAGACCGACGAGGTCTGTGCCGTCACGGCATCGATGCTCGGCATCGAGCAGGGCCCGGTCAGCTCGGCGATCGTCCGAGTCGCCCGCGCACACAAGCTGCTCGCGGGCTCGCTGTTGACCAGGCTGGGTCTCTACCCCGGCCAGGAGATCGTGCTCATGCTGCTCGCCGAGAGCGGCTCGACCTCGCAACGGGACCTGGTGAACAGGCTCGGCATCCACCCCTCCACCGTCACCAAGACGGTGCAGCGGCTGGAACGCGCGGGCTTCATCTGCCGCACGCGCTCCAGCCGGGACGCCCGCGTGATGCTGGTCGAACTGACCGAGGCGGGCAGCGGGCTCCTCGACCGCCTGCACGGGGTGTGGGCCGAACTCGAAGAGCAGACCGTCGCGGGGCTGTCGGGTGCCGAGCGGGCGGAGCTGCTGTCCCTGCTCGAACGCCTGGAACGCTCGATCAGCACCGCGCCCGCCGCGCGCCCGTCGGTCGCACGCTCAGGCTGA
- a CDS encoding nitroreductase family deazaflavin-dependent oxidoreductase: MSSFNEDVIAEFRANEGRVGGPFDGVPLLLLTTTGRRSGLPRTLPLGTITDGDSFVIAASDSGADKPPLWLANLEADPRATIEVGTRTMSVRARIEASGPERDRLYAALVKAMPPFADYEAKTTRLISVVVLTETADAENA, translated from the coding sequence ATGTCCAGTTTCAATGAGGATGTCATCGCCGAGTTCCGGGCGAACGAAGGCCGGGTCGGCGGCCCGTTCGACGGCGTTCCGCTGCTGTTGTTGACCACCACCGGTCGGCGCAGCGGACTGCCCCGCACCCTGCCGCTGGGCACCATCACCGACGGTGACTCGTTCGTGATCGCCGCCTCCGACTCGGGCGCGGACAAGCCCCCGCTGTGGTTGGCCAATCTCGAGGCGGACCCGCGCGCGACCATCGAGGTGGGCACCCGCACCATGTCGGTCCGCGCGAGAATCGAGGCATCCGGTCCGGAGCGCGACCGACTCTACGCGGCCCTGGTGAAGGCGATGCCCCCCTTCGCCGATTACGAGGCCAAGACCACGCGGCTGATCTCGGTCGTGGTGCTGACGGAGACGGCGGACGCCGAGAACGCCTGA
- a CDS encoding MFS transporter: MSAQATPGPRAPVTLRSLIPAVFLPATLYGLGQGAAAPLIAITARELGASFSLAGVIVAVLSVGQVVGNLPAGRLVGVLGERGALLAASVLAVLAAVGCALASNLPTLAASVLVAGLANSVWGLARQTFLTEVVPLRLRARAMSTLGGVVRIGSFAGPLIGAGALLLLGPRGGYWVQVLAILAAGTIVLVLPDVERRRTRAGAGAPARPLRMFVEHRRLFATLGTSAVLVGAIRASRQVVVPLWGDHLGLDPAVTSLIYGVSGALDMLLFYPAGRVMDLYGRRFVAVPSMLVLGVSCLLLPLAGGPVSLLLVAALMGVGNGMGSGIMMTLGADLAPPDRRPAFLAAWRLCVDTGGSTGPLLIGAGAALSLGFAIAGMGVIGLLAAAGLGRWIVEPDRADLAAGGRGRVAGADLPVGGPAIVLSRDESGRTRQAVPSAVSGPKQPDGGSR; the protein is encoded by the coding sequence ATGAGCGCGCAGGCGACACCGGGTCCACGGGCGCCGGTCACGCTGCGCTCCCTCATTCCCGCCGTCTTCCTGCCCGCCACCCTGTACGGCCTGGGACAGGGCGCGGCGGCCCCGCTGATCGCCATCACGGCCAGGGAGCTGGGCGCCTCCTTCTCCCTGGCCGGCGTCATCGTCGCCGTGCTCAGCGTCGGCCAGGTCGTCGGCAACCTGCCCGCCGGGCGACTCGTCGGAGTGCTCGGCGAGCGCGGTGCCCTGCTGGCGGCCTCAGTGCTGGCCGTGCTCGCGGCGGTGGGCTGCGCGCTGGCGTCGAATCTGCCGACGTTGGCAGCCTCCGTGCTGGTGGCCGGGCTGGCGAACTCGGTCTGGGGCCTGGCGAGACAGACCTTCCTCACCGAGGTCGTCCCGCTGCGCCTGCGGGCCAGGGCCATGTCGACCCTGGGCGGCGTGGTGCGCATCGGGTCGTTCGCCGGGCCGCTGATCGGAGCGGGCGCGCTGCTGCTGCTCGGGCCGCGCGGCGGCTACTGGGTTCAGGTGCTCGCGATCCTCGCGGCGGGGACGATCGTGCTCGTGCTCCCCGACGTCGAACGGCGCCGCACTCGCGCGGGGGCGGGCGCCCCGGCCCGTCCGCTGCGCATGTTCGTCGAACACCGCAGGCTGTTCGCCACCCTGGGCACGTCGGCGGTCCTGGTCGGGGCGATCCGAGCCTCGCGCCAGGTCGTCGTCCCGCTGTGGGGGGATCATCTCGGCCTCGATCCGGCCGTCACCAGCCTGATCTACGGCGTCTCCGGCGCGCTGGACATGCTGTTGTTCTATCCCGCCGGTCGGGTGATGGACCTCTACGGTCGCCGGTTCGTGGCCGTGCCCTCCATGCTGGTCCTCGGCGTGTCCTGCCTGCTGCTGCCGCTGGCCGGTGGTCCGGTCAGCCTACTGCTCGTCGCGGCGCTGATGGGCGTCGGAAACGGCATGGGCAGCGGGATCATGATGACGCTGGGCGCCGACCTGGCGCCGCCCGACCGGCGCCCCGCGTTCCTGGCCGCCTGGCGGCTGTGCGTGGACACGGGCGGCAGCACAGGACCGCTGCTGATCGGCGCGGGCGCCGCCCTCTCGCTGGGCTTCGCGATCGCGGGAATGGGCGTGATCGGCCTGCTCGCGGCGGCCGGCCTGGGCCGGTGGATCGTCGAGCCCGACCGGGCGGACCTCGCGGCGGGGGGCCGCGGCCGCGTCGCCGGCGCCGATCTACCCGTCGGGGGGCCGGCGATCGTGCTGTCCCGGGACGAGTCCGGCCGGACGCGGCAGGCGGTCCCGTCGGCCGTGAGCGGCCCGAAGCAGCCGGACGGCGGGAGTCGGTGA
- a CDS encoding sulfite exporter TauE/SafE family protein: MSGVEFVIAGLAVLVGAALQGTIGLGLGMLAGPILALLDPTLVPGPLLMLATVLTLVVVLRERAALDLAGTGWALAGRVPGTAAGALLVAVLSPDAVTVVLAAVVLLGTVISALGWTPHPTRPALLLAGAASGVMGTATSIGGPPMALVWQRLSGARLRAMMSAFFLVGCLLSLTALAIVGELTVDGIAAAAPLIPFVLLGYLGSRLLGRALDHGRLRVLALSVCAASALILLAGHLF; this comes from the coding sequence GTGAGCGGCGTCGAGTTCGTCATCGCGGGTCTGGCCGTCCTCGTCGGCGCCGCGTTGCAGGGCACGATCGGCCTCGGGCTGGGCATGCTGGCCGGGCCGATCCTCGCGCTGCTCGACCCGACGCTCGTACCGGGGCCGCTGCTGATGCTGGCCACCGTGCTGACCCTCGTCGTCGTGCTGCGGGAACGCGCGGCGCTGGACCTCGCGGGCACCGGCTGGGCGCTGGCAGGCCGCGTCCCCGGCACCGCGGCGGGTGCGCTGCTCGTCGCGGTGCTCTCGCCGGACGCCGTCACCGTGGTCCTCGCCGCGGTGGTGCTGCTGGGCACCGTGATCAGCGCCCTCGGCTGGACGCCGCACCCCACTCGGCCCGCGCTGCTGCTCGCGGGGGCGGCCTCCGGGGTGATGGGCACCGCCACCTCGATCGGCGGGCCGCCGATGGCGCTGGTCTGGCAACGACTCTCCGGGGCGAGGCTGCGCGCGATGATGAGCGCGTTCTTCCTGGTCGGTTGTCTGCTCTCCCTCACGGCGTTGGCGATCGTCGGCGAACTCACGGTGGACGGGATCGCCGCCGCGGCTCCGCTGATCCCCTTCGTGCTCCTCGGCTACCTGGGATCACGACTGCTGGGCCGCGCCCTGGACCACGGTCGCCTGCGTGTCCTCGCGCTGAGCGTCTGCGCGGCGAGCGCCCTGATCCTGCTCGCCGGCCACCTCTTCTGA